In Pseudomonas sp. LRP2-20, the genomic window CGTCGGCCCAGAACCCGTTGCCCGGCAGCTCGACGGCGGTCAGGCAGACGCCGTTGACGGCGATGCTGTCGCCGAGCTTGACGTCACCCAGGTCGAGCTTGCCGGTTTCGACGTAGACGCGCACGTCACCGCCCTTGGGGGTCAGGCTGCGGATGGTGCCGATGGATTCGATGATGCCGGTGAACATGGGGACTTCCTCAAAAACGGGTTGCGCGGGGCAAGCCCGGCATTATACGCCGGGTGCCGGCAGAGGGATGGCCGTGACCCGCCAGTCATCGCCCACTGCGCGCATTTCGGTGATTTTCAGCCGCGGCGCCTGGCTCATCCTGTCCAGCGGCCAGTCCAGCAATGGCCGGGCCTGGGAGCCGAGGAAAGTGCCGGCAACGAAAAGCTGGTACTCGTCGATCAGGCCCTGGCTGGCAAAGGCGCCGACCAGACCGGCGCCGGCTTCCAGCAGGATTTCGTTGACCCCACGTGCGGCCAGCGCCCGCAGCAGGGCCGCCAGGTCTACCTGGCCATTGTCGCCGGGCAGGCTGAGCAGTTCATGGCCGGCAGCGGCATAGCCTGGGTCATCTGCGACGGCGGTGACCACCAGCGCCGGGCCAGCCTTGAAGAACGGCGCATCCAGCGGCAGGCGCAGGCGGCCGTCGATCAGCACGCGCAGCGGCGTGCGGCTCAAGGCCAACGCGGTGGTTTCGGCGTCCAGGCCCAGCTCGGTACCACGCACGGTCATCCGCGCGTTATCGGCGAGCACGCTGGCTGCACTGGTCAGCACCACGCTGGAACGGGCGCGCAGGCGCTGTACCGCCGAGCGGGCAGCGGGGCCGGTGATCCACTGGCTTTCGCCACTGGCCATGGCGGTGCGCCCGTCCAGGCTCATCGCCAGCTTGGCGCGCACGAACGGCAGGCCGTGCTCCATGCGCTTGAGAAAGCCTGGGTTGAGGGCACGGGCTTCGGCTTCGAGCACGCCACTGGCCACCTCGATGCCGGCCTCGGCCAGGCGCCGCAGGCCTTGGCCTGCGACTTGCGGGTTGGGGTCCTGCATGGCGGCGACCACCCGGGCCACACCGGCGTTGACCAGCGCCTCGGCGCACGGCGGCGTGCGGCCATGGTGGCTGCACGGCTCCAGGGTCACGTAGGCGCAGGCGCCGCGGGCCAGCTCGCCGGCCTGGCGCAGGGCATGCACCTCGGCATGCGGCTCGCCGGCGCGCACGTGCCAGCCTTCACCGACCACCTGGCCATCACGAACGATCACGCAGCCCACGCGGGGGTTGGGGTGGGTGGTGTACACGCCCTTGCGCGCCAGCTCCAGCGCGCGGGCCATGTAATGGGCATCGAGAATCGCGGTCTGGCTGGGCATGCTCACTCTTTAGCCGGCTCGCGGGCCAGGCGGTCGATTTCTTCGCGGAATTCGTCGAGGTCCTGGAAGCGCCGGTACACAGAGGCGAAGCGGATGTAAGCCACTTCGTCGAGCTTGCGCAGCTCGGCCATGACCATTTCGCCCACCACCAGCGACTTGACCTCGCGCTCGCCGGTGGCGCGCAGGCGGCTCTTGATATGCGCCAGTGCCGCTTCCAGGCGCTCGACGCTGACCGGGCGCTTCTCCAGCGCACGCTGCATGCCGGCGCGCAGCTTGTCTTCGTCGAAGGGCTGGCGTGTGCCGTCCTGCTTGATCAGCCGCGGCAGCACCAGCTCGGCGGTTTCGAAGGTGGTGAAACGCTCGCCGCAGGCGACGCATTCACGGCGGCGGCGCACCTGTTCGCCCTCGGCGACCAGACGCGAGTCGATGACCTTGGTGTCGTTGGCACCGCAAAAGGGACAGTGCATGGTGGCAGGCAACAAAAAAAGGGAGGGCCATGGTAGCGCATTGCACTGGCAAGACAAGCCAAAGGGGTTAACATCCATACAATTCTGCCCCTGAAGGACCCACCCATGCATCTTCGTGCGCTCGTCGTGCTGTGCTGCGCTTCTCTGCTCGCCGCCTGCGGCAGTGACCGCCCCAAGACCGAAGCAGTCCCCGCGCCAGCAGTGGCCAAGGTGGCGAAAAACGCCGAACCGCTTGGCCCGCTGCCGGCCTATCAGCGTGAACTGAGCGGCACCTTGCTGGAGATCCCCGCCGGCGCCGACGTGGAGCTGGCGCTGCTGGTCATCGACGACCGTGACCGCCCGCAACAGCTGCTGGCCAGCAGCACCCTGACCGGCACCGGCCAGGCCCTGCCCTATCACCTGCGTTTCAACCCCGAGGCCTTCCCGGCCGGTGCCCGCGTCGAGCTGCGCGGCCGTGCCAGTAGTTCCGGCCAGCTGATCATGCACCTGCCACCCGTGCGTATCATCCAGGCCCAGACCCAGGCCACCGGCCCGCTGCGTTTCGAGAAGGCGCCGTAAGTGGCGCCGCTTGCCCTGCAACAGGCCCTTAGCGGCCTGATCGGCGAAGCGCGCCTGGTGGTCAGCGAGCTGCCCGAGTGCGAACTGAAGCTATGGCTGATCGATGATCAGAACATGGACCGCGCCTTCAGCAGCGAAGAAACCCGGCGCATCCTCGAGGAACCGCCATACTGGAGCTTCTGCTGGGCCAGCGGCCTGGCCATGGCCCGCTACCTGGCCGCGCACCCCGAATGGGTCGCCGGCAAGCGCGTGCTGGACTTTGGCGCCGGTTCCGGCATCGCCGCAATCGCGGCGGCCCGCGCCGGGGCGCTGGAAGTGGTCGCCTGTGACCTCGACCCGCTGGCCCTGCAAGCCTGCCGCGCCAACGCACAGCTCAATGCTGTCGAGCTGGGCTACAGCAGCGACTTCTTCGCCGAGGCCGACCGCTTCGACCTGATCCTGGTCGCCGACGTGCTCTATGACCGCGCCAACCTGCCGCTGCTCGATGCCTTCCTTGGTCGCGGCCGCCAGGCACTGGTGGCCGACTCGCGCGTGCGTGATTTCAGCCACCCGCTGTACCGGCAGCTTGGCGTGCTCGAAGCCCTGACCCTGCCGGACCTGGCCGAGCCGCACGAATTCCGCCGGGTCAGCCTGTACCACGCCAGCCGCGAGCCTTTATAGTGGTGCCATTCACGGATTTGCGAGAGTCGCGATGAGCCTAGCTCCTAGTAATGATCTGCCCTACATCTTCGATGCCACCGATGCCACCTTCCAGCAGCTGGTGATCGAGAATTCCTTCCACAAGCCGGTACTGGTGGACTTCTGGGCCGAGTGGTGCGCGCCGTGCAAGGCGCTGATGCCGCTGCTGGCGAAGATCGCCGAGGGTTACCAGGGCGAGCTGCTGCTGGCCAAGATCAACTGCGACGTCGAGCAACAGGTGGTGGCCCAGTTCGGTATCCGCAGCCTGCCAACCGTGGTGCTGTTCAAGGATGGCCAGCCGGTTGACGGCTTTGCCGGTGCGCAGCCGGAGTCGGCGATCCGCGCCATGCTCGAACCGCATGTTCAACTGCCGGCCGCGCCAACCGCTTCGCCACTTGAACAAGCCAAGGCGCTGTTTGCCGAAAGCCGTTTCGCCGAGGCAGAGGCAGCGCTCAAAGCACTGTTGGGTGAAGACAACAGCAATGCCGAGGCATTGATCCTGTATGCCCGTTGCCTGGCCGAGCGTGGCGAGCTGGGTGAAGCCCAGGTGGTGCTGGACGCGGTCAAGACCGACGAGCACAAGGCCGCGCTGGCTGGCGCCAAAGCGCAGCTGACCTTCCTGCGCCAGGCCGCCAGCCTGCCAGAAGTCGCCGACCTGAAGAGCCGCCTGGCGCAGAACCCGCAGGATGATGAGGCGGCTTACCAGCTGAGTATCCAGCAGCTGGCGCGCCAGCAGTATGAAGCGGCACTGGAAGGGTTGCTGAAACTGTTCCAGCGTAATCGCGGGTATGAGAACGGTCTGCCGCAGAAGGCGATGCTGCAGGTGTTCGAGCTGCTGGGCAGCGACCATCCGCTGGTGAGCGTTTACCGCCGCCGCCTGTCTTCGGCCATGTTCTGACCTGAAGCCCGTTGCGAGGGCTTCGCCCTCGTTCGCGGGCGCGCCCGCTCCCACAGGGATCGCGCAAGGCTTGAGAGCTGTGCAGTACCTGTGGGAGCGGGCTTGCCCGCGAAGAGGCCCGCATAGGCAACCTCACCCCACCCAGTGATACACCGGCGCATCCACGCCACTTTCCACTTTCACTTCACTGCTGTGGCGCAAGCGCACCAGCAACCGCTTGCCCGCTGCGGTACTCCCGGCCAGCCCTTCCAGCCGGTCCAACAACTCCGGCCCGCTCATCTGCCCTGCCAGGCGCAGCACCTCACGCGCGGCATGCCACTGCCCATCGTCCTGGCGCGCAGCCGCTGCTGCGGCTACCGGCTCCGCCACCGGCACCTCGATCTGCCGCCCAAGCTGCGCCCACTCCTGCGGCTCCAGCTCGATGGTCAGGTCCACCGGCCAGTCACCAATCTGTCCACGAATTCTCACGATGCGTTCCTTGAGCTCAGGTCAATGCAGCCATGCTACCGCAACATGAAACCTGCGCCACGCAGGCTGGCGGCGCAAAGAAAAGTTGTTATAACATAACCGAATCTTTCAGCCCGTCCCGGAGTCGTCCATGCGTCGCCTGCTGCTCGCCCTGCCCTTCGCCCTGCTGCCCCTGGCCGTGGCCCATGCCCACGACGAACATGACCATGATCACGCCCACGGCACCCTCGCCGCCCACGAGCATGGCGTGGCCAAGCTCAACGCGGTGCTCGATGGCAACACCCTGGAGTTGGAGCTGGACAGCCCGGCGATGAACCTGGTCGGCTTCGAACATGCCGCCAGCAGCGATGCCGACAAGGCCAAGGTTGCCGCCGTACGCCAGCAGCTCGAACAACCGCTGAAGCTGTTCGCCCTGGCCTCGGCCGCAGGCTGCAAGGATGATCAGCAAGAGCTGGAAAGCCCGCTGTTCGGCGACCCGGCCAAGGCTGACGACGACGGTGACGAGCATGAAAAAGGCCACGCGCACAGCGACATCAATGCCCACTACCAGCTGACCTGCGCCACCCCGGACAAACTCACCCAGATCGATCTCACCCCGCTGTACAAGGCCTTCCCGGCCACCCAGAAGATCAACGTGCAACTGATCGGCCCGAATGGCCAGAAAGGCGTCGAGACCTCGCCCGCCAAGGCCGTGGTCACGTTCTGAAATGCGCCAGCCGTTGATTGAACTGCGAGACCTGGTGTTCGCCTGGCCCGGCCAGGCGCCACTGCTGGATATCCCGGCATTCCGTCTGGAAGCCGGTGAAGCACTGTTCCTCAAAGGCCCCAGCGGCAGTGGCAAGACCACCCTGCTGGGCCTGCTCGGTGGGGTCAACCGGCCGGGCCAGGGGCGTATCCAACTGCTGGGGCAGGACCTCGCCCTGCTTGGCCAAGGCGCGCGAGACCGCTTCCGGGTCGACCACACCGGCTACATCTTCCAGCAGTTCAACTTGCTGCCGTTTCTTTCGGTGCGCGAGAACGTCGAGCTGCCGTGCCGCTTTTCACGCAGCCGCGCCGAACGTGCCAGTCAGCGCCACGGCAGCATCGACCAGGCCGCCAGCGAGCTGCTGGCGCACCTGGGCCTGGGGGACCCGGCGCTGCTCGCACGGCGTGCCGACAGCCTGTCGATCGGCCAGCAGCAGCGCGTCGCTGCCGCACGCGCATTGATCGGCCAGCCCGAGCTGGTGATTGCCGACGAGCCGACCTCGGCGCTGGATGCCGACAGCCGCGAAGTCTTCATCCGCCTGCTGTTCGACGAATGCCGTGCGGCCGGTTCCAGCCTGCTGTTCGTCAGCCATGACCAGAGCCTGGCGCCGCTGTTCGATCGGCACCTGTCCCTGGCTGAACTCAACCGCGCCGCCAAGCCCCGGGAGGCCTGATGTACCTGCTTCGCCTTGCCCTGGCCAGCCTGGCCAACCGCCGTTTCACCGCCTTTCTCACGGCCTTCGCCATCGCCCTGTCGGTGTGCCTGCTGCTGGCCGTCGAACGCGTGCGCACCGAAGCGCGCGCCAGCTTCGCCAGTACCATCAGCGGTACCGACCTGATCGTCGGCGCCCGCTCGGGCTCGGTGAACCTGCTGCTGTACTCGGTCTTTCGCATTGGCAACGCCACCAACAACATCCGCTGGGACAGCTTCCAGCACTATGCCCAGGACCCAAGGGTCAAGTGGGCGATCCCGATATCGCTGGGTGACTCGCATCGTGGCTACCGGGTGATGGGGACCACCACCGACTACTTCAGCCATTACCAGTACGGCCGCAAACAGCATCTGGAGCTGAGCCAGGGCCGTGAATTCGCCAGTGACCCGTTCGAAGTGGTGCTCGGTGCCGAAGTGGCCGACGCTCTGCACTACAAGCTGGGCGACAAGCTGGTCCTGGCGCACGGTGTCGCCGCGATCAGCCTGGTCAAGCATGACGACAAGCCGTTCACCGTGGTCGGCGTGCTCAAGCGCACCGGCACGCCGGTCGACCGCACCCTGCACATCAGCCTCGGCGGCATGGAGGCCATTCACATCGACTGGCACAACGGCGTGCCGGCCCGTGGTGCCGGGCGCATCAGCGCCGAGCAGGCGCGGACCATGGACCTGCAGCCGGCAGCGATCACCGCGTTCATGCTTGGCCTGAACAACAAGATCGCCACCTTCAGCCTGCAGCGCGAGATCAACGAGTACCGCAGCGAGCCGTTGCTGGCGATCCTGCCTGGGGTTGCCCTGCAGGAACTGTGGAGCCTGATGGGCACCGCCGAACAGGCGTTGTTCGTGGTGTCGTTGTTCGTGGTACTGACCGGCTTGATCGGCATGCTCACGGCGATCCTCACCAGCCTCAACGAACGCCGCCGGGAGATGGCGATCCTGCGCTCGGTGGGCGCGCGGCCGTGGCATATCGCCGGGCTGCTGGTGCTCGAAGCGCTGGCGCTGGCGCTGACGGGCATCGCGGCGGGGCTTGGGTTGCTGTACGCGGGCATCGCCCTGGCCCAAGGCTACGTTCAGGCCAACTACGGTCTGTACCTGCCCCTGGCCTTGCCCAGCCCCCATGAATGGACGCTGCTTGCAATCATCCTTGGCGCGGCGCTGCTGATGGGCAGCGTGCCGGCCTGGCGCGCCTATCGGCAGTCGCTGGCCGACGGCCTGTCCATTCATCTCTGAGAGCTTTGCAATGATCCGAGACCTCACCGCCATTTTCGCGGGCAAGCCCGCTCCCACAAGGAGCACGTCGAACCCTGTGGGAGCGGGCTCGCCCGCGAAAGGGCCGGGACAGGCAGCCCAACTTTTGCTGGTAGTGCTGCTCTCGCTGGCACTACCAGCCTGGGCCTCGGAGCCCCGCGAGCTGGACTGGCCTGCACTCATCCCCGAAGGCGCGCCGGTCATCCCGCCACAACTGGCGCCGCTGCACGACATGTCGCAGCTGAGCAATGCGCTGTCGGCCGAGTCGGCCCCTCCGGCACGCCAGCAGGCGCCCGATGCCCCGGTGGTGAAAAGCCTGGACGGCCAGCAGGTCAAGATACCGGGCTATATCGTGCCGCTGGAGGTAAGTGAAGAAGGCCGTACCACGGAGTTTCTGCTGGTGCCGTATTACGGCGCCTGCATCCATGTGCCCCCTCCGCCGTCGAACCAGATCGTGCATATCTTCAGTGAAATGGGTGTGCGCGTGGAGGACCTCTACCAGCCCTACTGGATCGAGGGAAAGATGCAGGTTAGAGCCTCCAGCAGCGAGTTGG contains:
- a CDS encoding DUF2796 domain-containing protein; this encodes MRRLLLALPFALLPLAVAHAHDEHDHDHAHGTLAAHEHGVAKLNAVLDGNTLELELDSPAMNLVGFEHAASSDADKAKVAAVRQQLEQPLKLFALASAAGCKDDQQELESPLFGDPAKADDDGDEHEKGHAHSDINAHYQLTCATPDKLTQIDLTPLYKAFPATQKINVQLIGPNGQKGVETSPAKAVVTF
- the nrdR gene encoding transcriptional regulator NrdR yields the protein MHCPFCGANDTKVIDSRLVAEGEQVRRRRECVACGERFTTFETAELVLPRLIKQDGTRQPFDEDKLRAGMQRALEKRPVSVERLEAALAHIKSRLRATGEREVKSLVVGEMVMAELRKLDEVAYIRFASVYRRFQDLDEFREEIDRLAREPAKE
- a CDS encoding ABC transporter ATP-binding protein, which codes for MRQPLIELRDLVFAWPGQAPLLDIPAFRLEAGEALFLKGPSGSGKTTLLGLLGGVNRPGQGRIQLLGQDLALLGQGARDRFRVDHTGYIFQQFNLLPFLSVRENVELPCRFSRSRAERASQRHGSIDQAASELLAHLGLGDPALLARRADSLSIGQQQRVAAARALIGQPELVIADEPTSALDADSREVFIRLLFDECRAAGSSLLFVSHDQSLAPLFDRHLSLAELNRAAKPREA
- a CDS encoding class I SAM-dependent methyltransferase, with the translated sequence MAPLALQQALSGLIGEARLVVSELPECELKLWLIDDQNMDRAFSSEETRRILEEPPYWSFCWASGLAMARYLAAHPEWVAGKRVLDFGAGSGIAAIAAARAGALEVVACDLDPLALQACRANAQLNAVELGYSSDFFAEADRFDLILVADVLYDRANLPLLDAFLGRGRQALVADSRVRDFSHPLYRQLGVLEALTLPDLAEPHEFRRVSLYHASREPL
- the ribD gene encoding bifunctional diaminohydroxyphosphoribosylaminopyrimidine deaminase/5-amino-6-(5-phosphoribosylamino)uracil reductase RibD: MPSQTAILDAHYMARALELARKGVYTTHPNPRVGCVIVRDGQVVGEGWHVRAGEPHAEVHALRQAGELARGACAYVTLEPCSHHGRTPPCAEALVNAGVARVVAAMQDPNPQVAGQGLRRLAEAGIEVASGVLEAEARALNPGFLKRMEHGLPFVRAKLAMSLDGRTAMASGESQWITGPAARSAVQRLRARSSVVLTSAASVLADNARMTVRGTELGLDAETTALALSRTPLRVLIDGRLRLPLDAPFFKAGPALVVTAVADDPGYAAAGHELLSLPGDNGQVDLAALLRALAARGVNEILLEAGAGLVGAFASQGLIDEYQLFVAGTFLGSQARPLLDWPLDRMSQAPRLKITEMRAVGDDWRVTAIPLPAPGV
- a CDS encoding ABC transporter permease, with the protein product MYLLRLALASLANRRFTAFLTAFAIALSVCLLLAVERVRTEARASFASTISGTDLIVGARSGSVNLLLYSVFRIGNATNNIRWDSFQHYAQDPRVKWAIPISLGDSHRGYRVMGTTTDYFSHYQYGRKQHLELSQGREFASDPFEVVLGAEVADALHYKLGDKLVLAHGVAAISLVKHDDKPFTVVGVLKRTGTPVDRTLHISLGGMEAIHIDWHNGVPARGAGRISAEQARTMDLQPAAITAFMLGLNNKIATFSLQREINEYRSEPLLAILPGVALQELWSLMGTAEQALFVVSLFVVLTGLIGMLTAILTSLNERRREMAILRSVGARPWHIAGLLVLEALALALTGIAAGLGLLYAGIALAQGYVQANYGLYLPLALPSPHEWTLLAIILGAALLMGSVPAWRAYRQSLADGLSIHL
- a CDS encoding DUF3299 domain-containing protein, which encodes MIRDLTAIFAGKPAPTRSTSNPVGAGSPAKGPGQAAQLLLVVLLSLALPAWASEPRELDWPALIPEGAPVIPPQLAPLHDMSQLSNALSAESAPPARQQAPDAPVVKSLDGQQVKIPGYIVPLEVSEEGRTTEFLLVPYYGACIHVPPPPSNQIVHIFSEMGVRVEDLYQPYWIEGKMQVRASSSELADAGYQMEAEKIYAYVLK
- a CDS encoding YbaY family lipoprotein, with the translated sequence MHLRALVVLCCASLLAACGSDRPKTEAVPAPAVAKVAKNAEPLGPLPAYQRELSGTLLEIPAGADVELALLVIDDRDRPQQLLASSTLTGTGQALPYHLRFNPEAFPAGARVELRGRASSSGQLIMHLPPVRIIQAQTQATGPLRFEKAP
- the trxA gene encoding thioredoxin, with the protein product MSLAPSNDLPYIFDATDATFQQLVIENSFHKPVLVDFWAEWCAPCKALMPLLAKIAEGYQGELLLAKINCDVEQQVVAQFGIRSLPTVVLFKDGQPVDGFAGAQPESAIRAMLEPHVQLPAAPTASPLEQAKALFAESRFAEAEAALKALLGEDNSNAEALILYARCLAERGELGEAQVVLDAVKTDEHKAALAGAKAQLTFLRQAASLPEVADLKSRLAQNPQDDEAAYQLSIQQLARQQYEAALEGLLKLFQRNRGYENGLPQKAMLQVFELLGSDHPLVSVYRRRLSSAMF